The Halalkalicoccus sp. CGA53 genome window below encodes:
- a CDS encoding transposase, with the protein MKDLYQDVIDVGGEVQLKRRVFNGTASCAVETSRVVGVWITEEQRYQLYIMNLPTEEYRAPDIAKFYQARWEIELLFRELKRVYGLDEIIFSKPDVVVAQILIGLYSLVVSRNLLELFIEIIEQHQIDSSNDDVDASSLLPKERWARVFSRQSDRILCRVARRLGYDPPSLGKSLLDNALDPNAHRALLSERVQQEPFAPDLA; encoded by the coding sequence TTGAAAGATCTTTACCAAGACGTCATCGACGTCGGGGGCGAAGTCCAGCTCAAACGGCGCGTCTTCAACGGCACGGCTTCGTGTGCCGTTGAGACATCCCGTGTCGTCGGTGTCTGGATTACAGAGGAACAACGCTATCAACTGTATATAATGAATCTGCCGACTGAAGAGTATCGCGCGCCTGATATCGCGAAGTTCTATCAAGCGAGATGGGAGATCGAACTGCTGTTTCGTGAGCTCAAGCGGGTGTACGGACTTGACGAGATCATCTTCAGCAAGCCAGACGTCGTTGTGGCACAAATTCTGATCGGCCTGTATTCGCTCGTTGTCAGCCGCAATCTTCTGGAGCTGTTCATCGAGATCATCGAACAACACCAGATAGACAGCAGCAACGACGACGTTGATGCATCGTCGCTGCTTCCAAAGGAACGGTGGGCACGGGTGTTCAGCCGTCAGAGTGATCGTATTCTGTGCCGAGTCGCTCGGCGACTCGGCTACGACCCACCGAGTCTGGGAAAATCGCTTCTGGACAATGCGTTAGATCCGAACGCTCACCGAGCCCTACTGTCGGAGAGAGTTCAGCAAGAGCCGTTCGCTCCTGACCTTGCGTAA
- a CDS encoding transposase: MGQQTVSSRRRPHRGRRRRLSVVHHELAEWEFSPEDVSTLYHARWVVELLFLELKSQYGLGRFQTGKEQIVRTQVTAALLTLVVSRAILRLFVDHA, encoded by the coding sequence GTGGGACAGCAAACGGTTTCGAGTCGTCGGCGTCCTCATCGCGGACGCCGACGACGGCTATCGGTTGTACATCACGAACTTGCAGAGTGGGAGTTTAGTCCCGAGGACGTATCGACGCTGTACCATGCTCGGTGGGTCGTGGAGTTGCTGTTTCTTGAGTTGAAATCGCAGTACGGGCTTGGAAGATTTCAGACAGGGAAGGAACAAATCGTCCGGACTCAGGTGACGGCGGCTCTGCTGACACTGGTGGTCAGCAGAGCCATCCTTCGGTTATTCGTCGATCACGCCTAG
- a CDS encoding alpha/beta fold hydrolase — MTDGVSSPRDFEHSVHEAINAGFVWLEFEGEKYRTYYETAGNGDIPLVLLHTASADSRQYRHIMNNERLHEDFTFYAFDMPWHGKTLPPMTREWWTEDYRLTTDFYAGFIMTFVSALDLDQPGIVGCSMGGAIVLELANSYADDLRAVVALESTAHAPTRDIGYLDHPHINQEVVRPEWTYGLQAPQSPEQFKRESWWHYTQGGHDVYVGDLHFYTEDWDIRDELGDIDTDECSVYLLTGEYDFSASPEDTREVAEQIAGAEFHIMKEMGHFPMVENPGLFNEYFYPILEKVKND; from the coding sequence ATGACTGACGGCGTCAGTTCGCCCAGAGACTTCGAGCACAGCGTACACGAGGCGATCAACGCTGGATTCGTCTGGTTGGAATTTGAGGGAGAAAAGTACCGTACCTACTACGAGACGGCCGGCAACGGGGACATCCCCCTCGTCCTACTCCACACGGCCAGCGCTGACTCCAGACAGTACCGGCACATCATGAACAACGAGCGCCTCCACGAGGACTTCACTTTTTACGCTTTCGATATGCCATGGCACGGCAAGACGCTCCCACCGATGACTAGAGAATGGTGGACCGAGGACTACCGCCTAACGACGGATTTTTATGCCGGTTTTATCATGACGTTCGTCAGCGCGCTTGATCTCGACCAACCCGGGATCGTCGGGTGTTCTATGGGTGGTGCGATCGTGCTGGAGCTGGCTAACTCCTATGCCGATGACCTGCGGGCAGTCGTCGCTCTTGAGTCGACCGCTCACGCACCGACACGGGACATTGGCTACCTTGATCACCCCCACATTAACCAAGAAGTCGTCCGTCCGGAGTGGACCTATGGGCTGCAGGCACCCCAGAGTCCCGAACAGTTTAAGCGGGAATCTTGGTGGCACTATACACAGGGCGGCCATGATGTGTATGTCGGCGACCTGCACTTTTACACGGAGGACTGGGATATCCGTGACGAACTGGGCGACATCGACACCGACGAGTGCAGCGTCTATTTGTTAACCGGAGAGTACGACTTCTCAGCCAGTCCCGAGGACACCCGCGAGGTAGCCGAACAAATCGCCGGAGCCGAGTTCCATATCATGAAAGAGATGGGTCACTTCCCTATGGTCGAGAACCCAGGACTGTTCAATGAGTACTTTTACCCCATATTAGAGAAGGTCAAGAATGATTGA
- a CDS encoding zinc-dependent alcohol dehydrogenase: MQAVVCTDFGESRIEDVPMPSVGPGEVLIKIHRVQLSVTECNLYHGEEISHHETVRDHLRDGPSRLFGHEFCAEVVETADDVTAFNVGDRVYAPGKISCGECGYCRSDRELYCSNKEYIGYDIPGALAEYAALPAEPLSRVPDGVSDAEAAAMQPLASTVLCLREAGIKQGDVVAVVGTGVMGFQSAQIALIQGAEEVVVIDFDERKLKIADRYDLTPVDATAVDPVEAVRERAGGIGADVVIEAVGGDQTHATDGSDPLAQAIEMVARGGTVVQIGYLIGDLTMAPQIFRSKSVDWVNPVTGVTDLGPDRTTGTFAARLVERGRVSIEEYVTHELSGLESFECAVEMTLNKEDCDALGPAQIVLP; encoded by the coding sequence ATGCAAGCCGTTGTCTGCACGGACTTCGGGGAGTCACGTATCGAGGACGTACCGATGCCGTCGGTCGGACCAGGCGAGGTCCTCATCAAGATCCACCGTGTCCAGTTGAGCGTTACCGAGTGTAACCTCTACCACGGTGAGGAAATCTCACACCACGAGACGGTACGGGACCACCTTCGGGACGGCCCCAGTCGCCTGTTCGGTCATGAGTTCTGTGCCGAGGTCGTTGAGACCGCCGACGATGTGACTGCGTTCAACGTTGGAGACCGAGTCTACGCACCTGGGAAGATCTCCTGTGGCGAGTGTGGATATTGCCGGTCCGATCGCGAATTATACTGTTCGAATAAGGAATACATCGGCTACGACATCCCGGGGGCGTTGGCGGAGTACGCCGCCCTCCCTGCCGAACCGTTGTCTCGCGTCCCCGACGGGGTCAGCGACGCGGAAGCCGCCGCGATGCAGCCGCTTGCCAGCACCGTTCTCTGCCTACGGGAGGCCGGCATCAAGCAAGGCGATGTCGTCGCAGTTGTCGGCACCGGCGTCATGGGGTTTCAGAGCGCTCAGATCGCGCTCATCCAGGGTGCGGAAGAGGTCGTCGTGATCGACTTCGACGAACGGAAACTTAAGATCGCGGATCGGTACGACCTGACCCCCGTCGACGCGACGGCGGTCGATCCGGTCGAGGCGGTCCGCGAACGCGCCGGCGGTATCGGCGCGGACGTCGTGATCGAGGCTGTCGGTGGGGACCAGACCCACGCCACCGACGGTTCGGACCCCCTCGCCCAGGCTATCGAGATGGTCGCACGTGGCGGGACAGTGGTCCAGATCGGCTACCTCATCGGCGATCTGACGATGGCGCCACAGATCTTCCGGTCGAAGAGCGTGGACTGGGTCAACCCCGTCACCGGCGTCACTGACCTCGGACCCGATCGGACCACCGGTACCTTCGCCGCACGGCTGGTCGAACGGGGCCGTGTATCCATCGAGGAGTACGTCACTCACGAACTCTCGGGGCTCGAGTCGTTCGAATGTGCGGTCGAGATGACCCTGAACAAGGAGGACTGCGACGCACTCGGGCCGGCACAGATCGTCCTCCCGTGA
- a CDS encoding MFS transporter: MALRPRVHRGVPDYGLGDGRRRARIHRYPPVGYPFISTNVDPEKKEKVLGMWGSTSKIGDADAPLLFAVFVLVVFWERVLFGVAMFGFASAAWLLFVLRRPGFDSEPSSSDNGRIGMGRPDKSWRTDPRQFFLPTTYFWCCSSGSSPRATDSSRSHRVRRRRYGYSLSVAGVDIEPESIANFYFAVLLVSAAASQLVSRVLADRFDHRAFLVAYLGPSTVDLLLLSVLTLTPIALLAVFAVVGSSIFGLNPLRDALVSDISADNYEG; the protein is encoded by the coding sequence GTGGCTCTTCGACCACGCGTTCACCGGGGGGTACCAGATTATGGCCTTGGGGATGGCCGTCGCCGGGCTCGGATACACCGGTATCCACCCGTAGGCTACCCGTTCATATCGACCAACGTCGATCCGGAGAAAAAGGAAAAGGTTCTGGGGATGTGGGGGAGCACCTCGAAGATCGGGGATGCCGATGCCCCTCTTCTCTTCGCAGTTTTCGTACTCGTCGTGTTCTGGGAACGAGTGCTCTTCGGCGTCGCGATGTTCGGTTTCGCGTCCGCTGCGTGGTTACTGTTCGTTCTGCGACGACCGGGGTTCGATTCCGAGCCGTCGTCATCCGATAACGGTCGTATCGGAATGGGGCGCCCCGACAAGTCGTGGCGGACCGACCCCCGCCAGTTCTTCCTCCCGACCACTTACTTCTGGTGTTGTTCTTCGGGATCCTCTCCGCGGGCAACGGACTCGTCGCGTTCGCACCGGGTTCGTCGACGACGTTACGGGTATTCCCTTTCGGTCGCTGGAGTCGATATCGAACCCGAGTCGATCGCCAACTTCTATTTCGCGGTCTTACTGGTCAGCGCTGCCGCCTCGCAACTGGTCTCGCGCGTCCTCGCCGATCGGTTCGATCATCGTGCCTTCCTCGTCGCGTATCTCGGGCCGTCGACGGTCGATCTATTGCTTCTGTCGGTCCTCACGCTGACGCCGATCGCTCTGCTGGCCGTGTTCGCGGTTGTTGGTAGCAGTATCTTCGGTCTGAACCCCCTTCGAGATGCTCTCGTCAGCGACATCTCCGCCGACAATTACGAGGGCTGA
- a CDS encoding ParA family protein, whose amino-acid sequence MIAAVVYSESGGTYKTTMTANIAVALERMGQSTLVIDLDPQEGNLTSLFDVGAHRSDPGADNLVKHILGMPDGDFDNLIETTDEGVDVIPSHDMLGDFTSNLEQKISYETGMKNMSREDYPRYELLYELLWNEQELYDKYDAVLIDPNARAEDLLYNAIFALRTLVAPVKPAGKGNLSLEGLEELVRNMESQLDIEIGLSCVVPCGVGQTNAHRQYREQFEATDAFDTPVTIGNRESLMDAMWEARGSAFKVVEQRWKTFERDGEMASEPGQRRIRDREIETLRDLYKLAYFIATDTFDVDVNPVLELDIQDYESRIIDLREDETPEVTTA is encoded by the coding sequence ATGATCGCAGCTGTGGTCTACTCGGAGTCGGGTGGAACATACAAGACGACGATGACGGCTAACATCGCAGTTGCTTTGGAGCGGATGGGCCAGAGCACCCTCGTCATCGATCTCGATCCGCAGGAAGGAAACTTGACGAGTCTTTTCGACGTCGGCGCACATCGAAGTGATCCCGGTGCAGACAATCTAGTCAAACACATTCTTGGTATGCCGGACGGTGACTTCGATAATCTGATCGAGACGACTGATGAGGGGGTTGACGTCATTCCGAGCCACGATATGCTCGGTGATTTCACCTCTAACCTGGAGCAGAAGATCTCGTACGAGACGGGAATGAAGAACATGAGTCGCGAGGACTATCCTCGATACGAACTCCTTTACGAGCTGCTCTGGAACGAACAGGAGCTGTACGACAAGTACGATGCGGTGTTGATCGACCCGAACGCTCGAGCAGAGGACCTTCTCTATAACGCGATCTTCGCCCTAAGGACGCTCGTCGCTCCAGTCAAGCCGGCCGGAAAGGGTAATCTCAGCCTCGAGGGCCTTGAAGAACTCGTGAGAAACATGGAATCGCAACTCGACATCGAAATCGGCCTCTCGTGTGTCGTTCCCTGCGGAGTGGGCCAGACGAACGCTCACCGACAATACCGGGAGCAGTTCGAGGCTACCGACGCGTTCGACACCCCGGTGACGATTGGAAATCGCGAGAGTCTCATGGACGCGATGTGGGAAGCACGAGGCTCGGCGTTCAAAGTGGTGGAACAGCGATGGAAAACGTTCGAACGAGACGGCGAGATGGCAAGCGAACCTGGCCAACGGAGAATTCGGGACAGAGAAATCGAAACGTTGCGGGATCTATACAAACTCGCCTACTTCATCGCGACCGATACCTTCGATGTAGATGTCAATCCGGTGCTGGAACTCGATATTCAGGACTATGAAAGTCGTATTATCGACCTTCGAGAGGATGAGACACCGGAGGTGACGACAGCATGA
- a CDS encoding acyl-CoA dehydrogenase: MSSFKSGSGNLDFGGSDSDEKADQSAEDVPSDQEEADVVSTSEADSVPVISESTESESEDGADQLSAYQNPAEAKSEPQPSPETYPYFIRRRNVGDERDTRLEIHVRDEVADQEGQYRTRLAEELGASEVSKTDAREFALLAAFKHPDRVAKLMREEGFGALD, translated from the coding sequence ATGAGTAGCTTCAAATCTGGGTCCGGAAATCTTGACTTCGGAGGTAGCGACAGTGACGAAAAAGCAGACCAGTCTGCCGAGGACGTACCCAGCGATCAAGAAGAAGCCGATGTTGTCTCGACGTCAGAGGCCGACTCAGTGCCAGTCATCTCTGAGAGCACAGAATCTGAGTCGGAAGACGGCGCCGATCAGCTATCGGCTTATCAGAACCCGGCAGAAGCGAAATCGGAACCACAGCCCTCGCCTGAAACCTACCCATATTTCATTCGGAGAAGGAATGTTGGTGATGAGAGGGACACACGTCTCGAGATTCATGTGCGAGATGAGGTAGCCGATCAAGAGGGACAGTATCGCACCAGGCTAGCCGAAGAACTCGGAGCGAGTGAGGTCTCGAAAACGGATGCACGTGAATTCGCCCTTCTGGCAGCATTCAAACATCCTGACCGCGTTGCCAAGCTAATGCGCGAAGAAGGATTTGGTGCCCTGGATTAG
- a CDS encoding SprT-like domain-containing protein: MQRTAGKAVYNEQTGGIVIRLSWDSYRAYGWKKYAHVVRHELIHAHQYHEHGTADHGSRFTRWIKPLDTDRYCEQYADPKYWIVCDSCEGRDPRYKRKKVIQKPDNYRCKCGGEIRVEMNEFE, translated from the coding sequence ATGCAGCGAACCGCCGGAAAAGCTGTGTATAACGAGCAGACCGGCGGGATCGTTATACGGCTTTCGTGGGATTCCTATCGGGCGTACGGCTGGAAAAAGTACGCTCATGTTGTTCGCCACGAACTGATTCACGCCCACCAGTATCACGAACACGGAACAGCTGACCACGGGTCAAGGTTTACCCGGTGGATCAAGCCGCTAGATACCGATCGTTATTGTGAGCAGTACGCCGATCCGAAATACTGGATTGTCTGTGACAGCTGTGAGGGCCGTGACCCCCGATACAAGCGCAAAAAAGTCATTCAGAAACCCGATAACTATCGCTGTAAATGCGGCGGTGAAATCCGAGTAGAAATGAACGAGTTTGAATAG
- a CDS encoding sulfite exporter TauE/SafE family protein: MADVVLAIISLEMAVLLFVIALVAGVGISAIGPGGIFVTIALFLLVPISSAEVAGTASLTFIFTGLLATGLFQRSGDFAEGFAREMAIILSGMSIIGAYTGSQANLVISDEVFGYLLAVFVAVVGGIILYREVHGFEPSNHVQLISTGQRRGTLGTIGFGVGFIGGLLGVGGPVIGVPILVLLGVPMLTALAVAQVQSIFISGFATAGYFLGDAVSIPIAILVGVPQLIGVVVGWRIAHLVAEGRLRIALGVVLLLISPVIAL; this comes from the coding sequence GTGGCTGACGTGGTTTTAGCAATTATCTCTCTTGAGATGGCCGTGTTGCTGTTCGTCATTGCGCTGGTCGCTGGCGTCGGGATCAGTGCGATCGGACCGGGCGGGATCTTTGTGACGATCGCTCTCTTCTTGTTGGTACCAATCTCCTCTGCAGAGGTTGCCGGCACAGCGAGTTTGACCTTTATCTTCACGGGTCTGCTCGCCACAGGCCTCTTCCAGCGGTCGGGAGATTTCGCCGAGGGATTTGCCCGCGAGATGGCGATCATCTTGAGTGGAATGAGCATTATTGGTGCGTACACCGGCTCGCAGGCGAACCTCGTTATTTCGGACGAAGTCTTCGGCTACTTGTTAGCGGTATTCGTCGCCGTGGTTGGGGGCATCATTCTCTATCGAGAGGTCCACGGATTTGAACCGTCGAACCACGTTCAGTTGATCTCCACCGGGCAACGACGAGGTACGCTTGGAACGATCGGATTCGGCGTCGGTTTCATCGGCGGGTTGCTCGGTGTCGGTGGTCCCGTAATCGGCGTTCCCATTCTGGTACTCCTCGGAGTGCCGATGCTTACGGCACTAGCGGTCGCACAGGTTCAGTCAATATTCATCTCCGGCTTCGCGACGGCTGGCTACTTCCTCGGAGACGCGGTCTCGATCCCGATCGCGATCCTTGTTGGAGTTCCACAATTGATCGGTGTCGTCGTCGGGTGGCGGATAGCCCATTTGGTTGCAGAGGGACGACTTCGGATCGCCCTCGGCGTGGTCCTTCTGTTGATATCCCCAGTGATTGCGCTGTAA
- a CDS encoding class I SAM-dependent methyltransferase — protein sequence MSREWILDEKTHAGEEHLDPTQVAQYDEKIPFDPAGEIELLSEYELSEEDTVVDFGTGTGGFPLAVAEHCDRVVAVDISDVMLDVAREKMEAKGVRNVEFVNDGFLSYEHEWTPASFAFSKNALHHLPDFWKVEALKNIGDTLEPGGILRLRDLVYSFDPADSHEAIEAWLEGMESTLFTDEELHAHFREEFSTYDFLFEPMLEEVGFEILDSTYRDGFYASYTCRWQGELQ from the coding sequence ATGAGCCGCGAGTGGATCCTTGACGAGAAGACGCATGCAGGTGAAGAACACCTCGACCCGACGCAGGTAGCCCAATACGACGAGAAAATCCCGTTCGATCCGGCCGGGGAGATCGAATTGCTGTCGGAGTACGAGCTCTCTGAGGAGGATACAGTCGTGGATTTTGGGACGGGAACGGGCGGGTTCCCGCTCGCCGTAGCCGAACACTGTGACCGCGTGGTGGCGGTCGATATCTCGGACGTCATGTTGGACGTGGCTCGGGAGAAAATGGAGGCTAAGGGGGTTCGGAACGTCGAGTTTGTTAATGACGGGTTCCTGAGCTACGAGCATGAATGGACCCCCGCTTCGTTCGCGTTTTCGAAGAACGCGCTCCATCACCTTCCCGACTTTTGGAAAGTCGAGGCGCTCAAAAACATCGGTGACACGCTTGAACCAGGTGGTATCCTCCGACTCCGCGATCTCGTCTATTCGTTCGATCCAGCGGACAGTCATGAGGCGATCGAAGCGTGGCTTGAGGGGATGGAATCGACCCTTTTCACCGACGAAGAACTCCACGCTCACTTTCGAGAGGAGTTCAGCACGTACGACTTCCTGTTCGAACCCATGCTGGAAGAGGTCGGGTTCGAGATCCTTGACTCGACCTATCGGGACGGGTTCTACGCGTCGTACACCTGCCGATGGCAGGGGGAGCTGCAATAA
- a CDS encoding TrmB family transcriptional regulator, whose amino-acid sequence MSTKASYNHTEVAIDDLPTELESSGSKLVYLYLDLTGDATINELEATLGMRKLALYPVLDTLSAAGLVERDGEAFTAA is encoded by the coding sequence ATGAGCACCAAAGCGTCCTACAATCACACCGAAGTGGCGATCGACGACCTCCCGACTGAACTCGAATCGTCCGGCTCAAAGCTCGTCTACCTTTACCTTGACCTCACCGGCGACGCGACGATCAACGAACTCGAAGCGACGCTGGGGATGAGGAAACTCGCGCTCTACCCGGTCCTCGACACACTCTCGGCGGCGGGCCTCGTCGAGCGTGACGGCGAGGCGTTCACCGCGGCCTGA
- a CDS encoding HTH domain-containing protein produces MVDGPDTTSREREAVLYMRSVAPYGINGIQEETIERLEHLTDDTRLGSVDYEIWGHNIPVDDSTTAIKKVYDEFEEWADEHGYSLAPAFHVRETETIVSERSHTVISVPLLCLGVYDDHGIEAVFPCSDDERTYTLEDGLRALESGDVDSLIERSLTEQEIRSRPHQ; encoded by the coding sequence ATGGTGGATGGGCCAGATACAACAAGCCGAGAGCGGGAGGCAGTCCTCTACATGCGATCGGTTGCACCGTACGGCATCAATGGCATTCAAGAAGAGACGATCGAGCGGTTAGAACACCTTACAGACGACACCAGACTCGGTTCAGTCGACTATGAGATATGGGGGCACAATATTCCAGTCGACGACTCCACGACAGCCATCAAGAAGGTCTATGATGAGTTCGAGGAGTGGGCCGACGAGCACGGGTACTCACTCGCACCAGCATTTCACGTTCGAGAGACAGAGACGATAGTCTCCGAGCGATCACACACCGTCATCAGTGTCCCGTTACTCTGTCTCGGAGTGTATGACGACCACGGAATTGAGGCCGTCTTCCCGTGTTCTGACGACGAGCGGACCTACACGCTCGAGGATGGACTCCGTGCACTCGAATCCGGAGACGTTGATTCACTCATTGAGCGATCACTTACCGAACAGGAAATTCGCAGTCGACCACACCAGTAA
- a CDS encoding transcriptional regulator: MVDEALDALLDIHRRRVLMALLEHNPQHDEEIHIPEEVHVGEKEFEILQTEMFHTHLPKLEESGFIRWDEENHEVVRGPRFDEIKPLLELMADHADELPDDWV, translated from the coding sequence ATGGTCGATGAGGCACTTGATGCGCTGTTGGATATTCACCGTCGACGGGTATTGATGGCGCTGTTGGAGCATAACCCCCAGCACGACGAGGAGATCCATATCCCGGAGGAGGTTCACGTGGGTGAGAAGGAATTTGAAATCTTACAGACCGAGATGTTCCACACCCATCTCCCTAAATTGGAAGAGTCAGGATTCATCCGCTGGGATGAGGAGAATCACGAAGTGGTGAGAGGCCCGCGATTTGATGAGATCAAGCCGTTGCTCGAACTGATGGCCGATCACGCGGATGAACTCCCTGATGACTGGGTGTGA
- a CDS encoding tyrosine-type recombinase/integrase gives MCALDVDYVDLGVGTVYLLSRIQKGTSPPATLEFAPDTLRLLRRYLRDRWKDTDALFPTRSSDRLTTRSLQRLVEKLATEADVPPLVAGGGVGEPDNVTPHTLRHSVAYRIIQVDGGRLEAVQLRLRHANRQTTDQIYSHLVPR, from the coding sequence GTGTGCGCTCTCGACGTAGACTACGTCGATTTAGGAGTCGGAACCGTGTACCTCCTGAGCCGGATTCAGAAAGGCACGTCCCCACCGGCGACACTCGAGTTCGCGCCCGACACCCTCCGCCTACTCCGGCGATACCTTCGCGACCGCTGGAAAGACACCGACGCCCTGTTTCCTACGCGCTCGAGCGACCGCCTTACCACTCGGTCGCTCCAGCGCCTCGTCGAAAAGCTCGCGACCGAGGCCGACGTCCCGCCCCTGGTAGCCGGCGGCGGTGTCGGTGAGCCCGATAACGTCACCCCTCACACCCTTCGCCACTCGGTCGCCTATCGGATTATCCAGGTCGACGGCGGCCGCCTTGAGGCCGTGCAACTCCGGTTACGTCATGCGAACCGACAGACTACCGATCAAATATACAGCCACCTCGTCCCGAGGTGA
- a CDS encoding glycerophosphodiester phosphodiesterase yields MRIVAHRGCAHQYPENTIGAVRACSPHVDMIEVDVRRCGSGELVVFHDQNLSRLAGVNLRVDATDYAELSRYTVLDSDEPIPTLADLLRVTPPHVGLNLELKRAGMASDVLRAIDGIENELVLSSFVPDALWEVRDRNDSVGLAPIFVDWPDEYLDLAIELDAIMVHPQYELCLKGDIVDRAAEHDLEVDAWCVSTLSQARALTAAGIDGVITDRWDFF; encoded by the coding sequence ATGCGTATCGTCGCTCACCGCGGCTGCGCCCATCAGTACCCGGAGAACACGATCGGCGCGGTCCGGGCGTGTTCGCCGCACGTCGACATGATCGAAGTCGACGTCCGTCGGTGTGGCTCTGGCGAACTCGTCGTCTTCCACGATCAGAACCTCTCGCGACTCGCCGGCGTCAACCTCCGGGTTGACGCCACGGACTACGCCGAGCTCTCGCGGTACACGGTCCTCGACTCGGACGAACCGATCCCCACGCTCGCAGACCTTCTCCGGGTGACTCCCCCACACGTCGGGCTCAACCTCGAACTCAAGCGGGCCGGGATGGCAAGCGACGTCCTCCGCGCGATCGACGGGATAGAGAACGAACTCGTCCTCTCCTCGTTCGTCCCGGACGCGCTGTGGGAGGTACGCGACCGGAACGACTCCGTGGGGCTCGCGCCCATCTTCGTCGACTGGCCAGATGAGTACCTCGACCTGGCGATCGAGCTCGACGCGATCATGGTTCACCCGCAGTATGAACTCTGTTTAAAGGGGGATATTGTCGACCGCGCCGCGGAGCACGACCTGGAGGTGGACGCCTGGTGCGTCTCGACGCTCTCGCAGGCCCGGGCGCTCACCGCAGCGGGCATCGACGGGGTAATCACCGATCGCTGGGACTTCTTCTAG